The following coding sequences are from one Egicoccus sp. AB-alg6-2 window:
- a CDS encoding HD domain-containing protein — MGPRPHLDLAATGLRLRTREVREQEERTWLSPIATRAADSRGRDRDEPEDDHRTAFERDRDRILHSKAFRRLKHKTQVFLNPDGDHYVTRLTHTLAVAQVGRSIAAALALNEPLTEAICLGHDIGHAPFGHTGEDALTPYVEGEWQHAIHGVRVVEKLEPLNLTLEVRDGISQSSWKNDPPPFTPEGWICRFADRIAYLAHDAEDAMRAGVIEASDIPAVFRKRFGDPGRQWIDTMIGMVVTASVEAGHVTMQPAHLEAMNDLRNWMFDTVYLRPVAREHSARAVRVIRDLVEWFAQRPDEVPDAYRLADSSDLQAAVDYVAGMSDKYAMRLHDERFRPAGLY; from the coding sequence ATGGGACCGCGACCTCACCTCGACCTCGCCGCCACGGGACTGCGCCTGCGCACCCGCGAGGTGCGCGAGCAGGAGGAACGCACCTGGCTGTCGCCGATCGCCACCCGCGCCGCCGATTCGCGCGGCCGTGACCGCGACGAGCCCGAGGACGATCACCGCACCGCCTTCGAGCGCGACCGCGACCGGATCCTGCACAGCAAGGCCTTCCGGCGCCTCAAGCACAAGACGCAGGTGTTCCTCAATCCCGACGGCGACCACTACGTCACGCGCCTGACCCACACGTTGGCGGTGGCGCAGGTCGGCCGCTCGATCGCGGCGGCGCTCGCGCTCAACGAGCCGCTGACCGAGGCGATCTGCCTCGGCCACGACATCGGCCACGCCCCGTTCGGACACACCGGTGAGGACGCATTGACCCCCTACGTCGAGGGGGAGTGGCAGCACGCGATCCACGGGGTGCGGGTGGTCGAGAAGCTCGAACCGCTCAACCTCACCCTCGAGGTCCGAGACGGCATCAGCCAGTCGTCGTGGAAGAACGACCCGCCGCCGTTCACGCCCGAGGGCTGGATCTGCCGCTTCGCCGACCGCATCGCCTATCTCGCCCACGACGCCGAGGACGCCATGCGCGCCGGCGTCATCGAGGCATCCGACATCCCGGCCGTCTTCCGGAAGCGGTTCGGCGACCCCGGCCGGCAGTGGATCGACACGATGATCGGCATGGTGGTCACGGCATCGGTCGAGGCGGGGCACGTGACGATGCAACCGGCCCACCTCGAGGCCATGAACGACCTGCGGAACTGGATGTTCGACACCGTCTACCTGCGACCGGTCGCTCGCGAGCACTCCGCCCGTGCCGTGCGGGTGATCCGTGACCTCGTCGAGTGGTTCGCGCAGCGGCCCGACGAGGTTCCCGACGCCTACCGCCTGGCCGACAGCAGCGACCTGCAGGCGGCCGTCGACTACGTGGCCGGCATGAGCGACAAGTACGCGATGCGCCTGCACGACGAGCGCTTCCGCCCGGCCGGGCTCTATTAG
- a CDS encoding ABC transporter permease, translating into MSRPAPVRPATSAMLALRTTPPILLGRGARLVERNVLAYRQAWLVFVSGLLEPVFYLFAVGVGIGGLVGDVTTSDGTTVPYGVFVAPALLAASAMNGAVLESTFNVFAKLKWGKLYDAVLATPLQPRDIAVGELTWALLRGAFYAFGFLLVAWISGLVVSPWAVLALPAAILIGFGFGGVGLVVTTYLTSWQDFDLITMALLPLFLFSATFYPIQVYPAALQPIIFLSPLTHGVELVRSLMLGDLRIALLGHAAVFVAMGLVGLRVANRRFGALLLK; encoded by the coding sequence ATGAGCCGTCCCGCACCGGTGCGTCCGGCGACCTCGGCGATGCTGGCGCTGCGCACGACACCGCCGATCCTGCTCGGACGGGGCGCCCGCCTGGTGGAGCGCAACGTCCTGGCGTACCGACAGGCCTGGCTGGTGTTCGTCAGCGGGCTGCTCGAGCCGGTCTTCTATCTGTTCGCCGTGGGCGTCGGCATCGGCGGCCTGGTCGGCGACGTGACCACCTCCGACGGCACGACCGTCCCCTATGGCGTGTTCGTCGCTCCCGCCCTCCTGGCGGCATCCGCGATGAACGGCGCCGTGCTCGAATCGACCTTCAACGTCTTCGCCAAGCTCAAGTGGGGCAAGCTGTACGACGCCGTGCTCGCGACCCCGTTGCAGCCGCGCGACATCGCCGTCGGGGAACTGACCTGGGCGTTGCTGCGCGGCGCCTTCTACGCCTTCGGGTTCCTGCTGGTGGCCTGGATCAGCGGCCTCGTCGTCTCGCCGTGGGCCGTGCTGGCGCTGCCGGCCGCGATCCTGATCGGCTTCGGGTTCGGGGGCGTCGGCCTGGTCGTGACGACCTACCTCACGAGCTGGCAGGACTTCGACCTCATCACCATGGCGCTGCTGCCGCTCTTTTTGTTCTCCGCCACGTTCTATCCGATCCAGGTGTATCCGGCCGCCCTGCAGCCGATCATCTTCCTCTCGCCCCTGACGCACGGGGTCGAGCTCGTGCGCAGCCTGATGCTGGGAGACCTGCGGATCGCGCTGCTGGGCCACGCGGCGGTCTTCGTGGCCATGGGGCTGGTCGGCCTGCGGGTGGCGAACCGCCGTTTCGGCGCGCTGCTGCTGAAGTGA
- a CDS encoding ABC transporter permease, which yields MARAVTLRVVEGHARHYRHTWRGTTFSTIVTPVLFLSAMGLGLGGLVDAGRAEALGGVDYLTWLAPGLLAGAAMQNGAGDGTFPVIAGIKWLKTYEAALSTPVRPADLALGNLLWATARASIAAVVYVMVASAFGAMTPGRGLLAAVPAVATAAGFCAVISAFTAQLRTDQGLAAIQRFLVMPLFLFAGTFFPVSQLPDHVEWLAWFVPLWHGVELARALALGTSPAGPWVLHVGVVAGFLAIGVLLSVASFQRRLHR from the coding sequence ATGGCCCGCGCGGTCACGCTGCGGGTCGTCGAGGGCCACGCCCGCCACTACCGGCACACCTGGCGCGGGACCACCTTCTCGACCATCGTGACCCCCGTGCTGTTCCTCAGCGCGATGGGTCTGGGCTTGGGCGGCCTCGTGGATGCCGGCCGTGCCGAGGCGCTGGGCGGGGTCGACTACCTCACCTGGCTGGCGCCGGGACTCCTGGCCGGGGCGGCGATGCAGAACGGCGCCGGGGACGGCACGTTTCCCGTCATCGCCGGGATCAAGTGGCTCAAGACCTACGAGGCCGCGCTCAGCACGCCGGTCCGTCCGGCCGACCTGGCCCTGGGCAACCTGCTCTGGGCGACCGCCCGCGCGAGCATCGCCGCGGTCGTGTACGTGATGGTGGCCAGCGCCTTCGGCGCCATGACGCCCGGTCGCGGGCTGCTCGCCGCGGTTCCCGCGGTCGCGACGGCCGCCGGGTTCTGTGCCGTGATCAGCGCCTTCACCGCGCAGTTGCGGACCGACCAGGGCCTCGCCGCGATCCAGCGCTTCCTCGTCATGCCGCTGTTCCTGTTCGCCGGCACCTTCTTCCCGGTGTCGCAACTGCCCGACCACGTCGAATGGCTGGCGTGGTTCGTGCCGTTGTGGCACGGCGTCGAACTTGCTCGCGCCCTCGCACTGGGCACCTCGCCGGCCGGCCCGTGGGTGCTGCACGTCGGGGTGGTGGCCGGCTTCCTCGCGATCGGCGTCCTGCTCAGCGTGGCGAGCTTCCAGCGCAGGTTGCACCGATGA
- a CDS encoding ABC transporter ATP-binding protein, with protein MTSPAPASPTAMTATGPMVHAQGLVKRFGDFTAVAGIDVEVAPGEAFGFLGPNGAGKSSTMRMIGAVSPVTEGRLRVLGRDPATHGPEIRARLGVVPQEDALDLELTLTENLLIYGRYFDLPRKVLRERIGELLDFVQLTDRRHAKVESLSGGMKRRLVIARSLINDPELILLDEPTTGLDPQARHVLWDRLYRLKQRGVTLILTTHYMDEAEQLCDRLVVMDGGRIVAQGSPRQLIQTHTSREVVELRFAVGAQEVALERLDGIADRVEVLPDRVLLSTDDADATLAEVVGRGLAPAATVTRRSTLEDVFLHLTGRRLVD; from the coding sequence ATGACCTCGCCCGCGCCCGCCTCGCCGACCGCCATGACCGCGACCGGACCGATGGTCCACGCCCAGGGTCTGGTGAAACGCTTCGGGGACTTCACGGCCGTCGCCGGCATCGACGTCGAGGTGGCACCCGGCGAGGCCTTCGGCTTCCTCGGTCCCAACGGCGCGGGCAAGTCCTCGACCATGCGCATGATCGGCGCGGTGTCACCGGTCACCGAGGGCCGGCTGCGCGTGCTCGGGCGCGACCCCGCCACCCACGGGCCCGAGATCCGCGCGCGGCTCGGGGTGGTTCCCCAGGAGGATGCGCTCGACCTCGAACTGACGCTGACCGAGAACCTGCTCATCTACGGGCGCTACTTCGACCTGCCGCGCAAGGTGCTGCGCGAACGGATCGGCGAGCTGCTCGACTTCGTGCAGTTGACCGATCGTCGCCACGCCAAGGTCGAGTCGCTGTCGGGAGGCATGAAGCGCCGGCTGGTCATCGCCCGGTCGCTGATCAACGACCCCGAGCTGATCCTGCTCGACGAGCCGACCACCGGACTGGACCCGCAGGCACGCCACGTGCTGTGGGACCGGCTGTACCGGCTCAAGCAGCGCGGGGTGACCCTCATCCTCACCACCCACTACATGGACGAGGCCGAGCAGCTTTGTGACCGCCTCGTCGTCATGGACGGCGGCCGGATCGTGGCGCAGGGTTCGCCGCGCCAACTCATTCAGACCCACACCTCCCGCGAGGTGGTCGAACTGCGCTTCGCCGTGGGTGCCCAGGAGGTCGCACTCGAACGGCTCGACGGGATCGCCGACCGGGTCGAGGTCCTGCCGGACCGGGTCCTGCTCTCCACCGACGACGCCGACGCCACGCTGGCCGAGGTCGTCGGGCGGGGCCTCGCGCCGGCAGCGACCGTCACGCGCCGCAGCACCCTCGAGGACGTCTTCCTGCACCTCACCGGCCGACGGCTGGTCGACTGA
- a CDS encoding MaoC family dehydratase, whose protein sequence is MPTADFGRFLDDFEVGDVYKHWPGKTITQAEDILFCSITMNQHPLHSDDNYAAAATTHGRAMVVGNLVYSIVLGQSVPDVSGRAIANLEIESLKHANPTFHGDTIYSETEVLEKRESQSKPDRGIVKVRTIGYKQDGTVVCEFTRKVLVPKRGHGFDGQPGRPEPQAG, encoded by the coding sequence ATGCCGACCGCGGACTTCGGGCGCTTCCTCGACGACTTCGAGGTGGGCGACGTCTACAAGCACTGGCCCGGCAAGACCATCACGCAGGCCGAGGACATCCTGTTCTGCTCGATCACGATGAACCAGCACCCGCTGCACAGTGACGACAACTACGCGGCGGCCGCGACCACTCACGGCCGGGCCATGGTCGTCGGCAACCTGGTGTACTCGATCGTGCTGGGCCAGTCGGTCCCCGACGTCTCGGGCCGAGCGATCGCCAACCTCGAGATCGAGTCGCTCAAGCACGCCAACCCGACCTTCCACGGGGACACGATCTACTCGGAGACGGAGGTGCTCGAGAAGCGCGAGTCGCAGTCGAAGCCCGACCGCGGCATCGTCAAGGTCCGCACCATCGGCTACAAGCAGGACGGCACCGTGGTGTGTGAGTTCACGCGCAAGGTGCTGGTCCCCAAGCGCGGTCACGGGTTCGACGGCCAGCCCGGCCGTCCCGAGCCACAGGCGGGCTGA
- a CDS encoding CoA ester lyase, which yields MRSPKDFFRPLAIGAPDPVREIPFRPSRMIHFFDPSNPKMVAKVPDLAPKVDILLGNLEDAVPVENKEAARAGLVEVGRAWQPGATQLWTRVNALDSPWVLDDLTTLVTEIGDRLDVVMLPKVEGPEDIHYADRLLAQLEARAGITRPILLHAILETARGVTNVEQICLASPRMQGLSLGPADLAADRRMKTTRVGGGHPGYLVREDPTGDDVEAARATSQQDLWHYTVARMVDACGVAGILPFYGPFGDIADTVACEDQFRNAYLLGCVGAWSLHPVQIEIAKKVFSPEPSEVAWAKRVVEAMGDGSGAVMIDGKMQDDATYKQCQVVLDLARTLADRDPELAREYAL from the coding sequence ATGCGCAGCCCGAAGGACTTCTTCCGACCGCTGGCGATCGGCGCACCCGACCCGGTGCGCGAGATCCCCTTCCGCCCCTCGCGGATGATCCACTTCTTCGACCCGTCGAACCCGAAGATGGTCGCGAAGGTCCCCGACCTCGCGCCGAAGGTCGACATCCTGCTCGGCAACCTCGAGGACGCGGTCCCGGTCGAGAACAAGGAGGCGGCACGGGCCGGCCTCGTCGAGGTCGGCCGTGCGTGGCAACCTGGAGCGACCCAGCTGTGGACGCGGGTCAACGCGCTCGACTCCCCCTGGGTCCTCGACGACCTCACCACGCTGGTCACCGAGATCGGCGACCGCCTCGACGTCGTGATGCTGCCGAAGGTCGAGGGCCCCGAGGACATCCACTACGCCGACCGACTCCTCGCCCAACTCGAGGCCCGGGCCGGGATCACCCGCCCGATCCTGCTGCACGCGATCCTCGAGACGGCCCGTGGTGTGACCAACGTCGAGCAGATCTGCCTCGCCTCGCCCCGCATGCAGGGGCTCTCGCTCGGCCCGGCCGACCTCGCCGCCGATCGGCGCATGAAGACGACGCGGGTCGGGGGCGGCCACCCCGGCTACCTCGTGCGCGAGGACCCCACCGGCGACGACGTCGAGGCAGCCCGCGCCACCTCTCAGCAGGACCTGTGGCACTACACCGTGGCCCGCATGGTGGACGCCTGCGGCGTGGCCGGGATCCTGCCGTTCTACGGTCCGTTCGGTGACATCGCGGACACCGTCGCCTGCGAGGACCAGTTCCGCAACGCCTACCTGCTCGGCTGTGTCGGGGCATGGAGCCTGCACCCGGTGCAGATCGAGATCGCCAAGAAGGTGTTCTCTCCCGAGCCGTCCGAGGTCGCCTGGGCGAAACGGGTCGTCGAGGCGATGGGTGACGGCAGCGGCGCGGTCATGATCGACGGCAAGATGCAGGACGACGCCACCTACAAACAGTGCCAGGTGGTGCTCGACCTCGCTCGGACACTCGCCGACCGCGATCCCGAACTGGCCCGGGAGTACGCCCTGTGA
- a CDS encoding CoA ester lyase: MLYLPGANERALEKAKSLPADGLILDLEDAVAPDAKGEARERVAAAVAGGAYGHRELVARVNALDTAWFADDVRAVAPAGPAAVLVPKVGSVDDVRTIEDALEAAGAPEHTRLWAMLETPAAILRAAEITTASTRLTGFVMGTNDLVKELRAQRVPGRAPLLPALAWALLAVRAAGKTVLDGVYNDLDDAEGFEAECRQGRELGFDGKTLIHPRQLEPCNRIFAPSAAEIADAREVIDAWEAAQRAGRGGVVTVNGRMIENLHVEEARRALAQAEAIEAIAVRPPRGADHASR, translated from the coding sequence GTGCTGTACCTGCCCGGTGCCAACGAGCGCGCGCTCGAGAAGGCGAAGAGCCTGCCGGCCGACGGGTTGATCCTCGACCTCGAGGACGCCGTCGCCCCCGACGCGAAGGGCGAAGCGCGCGAACGCGTCGCGGCCGCCGTCGCCGGTGGCGCCTACGGCCACCGCGAGCTCGTCGCGCGGGTGAACGCGCTCGACACCGCATGGTTCGCCGACGACGTCCGTGCCGTCGCCCCGGCCGGCCCCGCCGCCGTGCTGGTGCCGAAGGTCGGCTCGGTCGACGACGTTCGCACGATCGAGGACGCACTCGAGGCCGCCGGCGCCCCCGAGCACACCCGGCTGTGGGCCATGCTCGAGACGCCTGCCGCGATCCTGCGTGCCGCCGAGATCACGACCGCCTCCACTCGCCTCACCGGCTTCGTCATGGGGACCAACGACCTCGTGAAGGAACTGCGGGCGCAGCGGGTCCCCGGTCGGGCGCCGCTGCTGCCGGCCCTGGCCTGGGCGCTGCTCGCCGTCCGTGCGGCCGGCAAGACGGTCCTCGACGGCGTCTACAACGACCTCGACGACGCCGAGGGGTTCGAGGCCGAGTGCCGGCAGGGCCGCGAGCTCGGCTTCGACGGCAAGACGCTGATCCACCCGCGCCAGCTCGAGCCCTGCAACCGGATCTTCGCGCCTTCGGCGGCCGAGATCGCCGACGCGCGCGAGGTCATCGACGCCTGGGAAGCGGCGCAGCGTGCCGGGCGCGGTGGCGTGGTGACCGTCAACGGGCGGATGATCGAGAACCTGCACGTCGAGGAGGCACGCCGGGCACTCGCGCAGGCCGAGGCGATCGAGGCGATCGCGGTCAGGCCTCCTCGGGGGGCCGATCACGCCAGCCGCTGA
- a CDS encoding lysophospholipid acyltransferase family protein: protein MVAGGRQRLTWKWRAVAGVVIAMVNACRWRVRVEGLDHVPADAGAVLAFNHHSYLDFLMVAWAPVRRLRRPVRFLAKREIWTSPWLGWLVRWAEAVPVDRASTTARADAFDAAGAALRNGDLVAVAPEQTISPSFELLPLRTGAVRMAQAAGAPIVPVVGWGSQRIATKGRRPRPALGTPIVVRYGPPLSVRADEDPVAATRRLAQTMADLLERVQRDYEDGTPAGAWWVPARLGGGAPPHDEVLRAHEERISGWRDRPPEEA, encoded by the coding sequence ATGGTCGCCGGGGGTCGTCAGCGCCTGACCTGGAAGTGGCGGGCCGTCGCGGGGGTCGTGATCGCGATGGTCAACGCCTGCCGGTGGCGCGTCCGGGTCGAGGGGCTCGATCACGTCCCCGCCGACGCGGGTGCCGTGCTCGCCTTCAACCACCACAGCTATCTCGACTTCCTGATGGTCGCCTGGGCGCCGGTGCGGCGGTTGCGGCGGCCGGTCCGGTTCCTCGCGAAGCGCGAGATCTGGACCAGCCCCTGGCTCGGATGGCTCGTCCGCTGGGCCGAGGCCGTGCCGGTGGACCGCGCGTCGACGACGGCTCGTGCCGACGCCTTCGACGCCGCCGGTGCCGCGCTCCGCAACGGCGACCTGGTCGCGGTCGCCCCGGAACAGACCATCTCGCCCTCGTTCGAGCTGTTGCCGCTCCGCACGGGGGCCGTCCGCATGGCCCAGGCGGCCGGCGCGCCCATCGTGCCGGTGGTCGGCTGGGGATCGCAGCGGATCGCGACGAAGGGCCGGCGTCCCCGACCGGCGCTCGGCACGCCGATCGTGGTCCGCTACGGCCCGCCGTTGTCCGTGCGCGCCGACGAGGACCCGGTCGCTGCGACCCGGCGCCTGGCGCAGACCATGGCGGATCTGCTCGAGCGCGTCCAGCGCGACTACGAGGACGGGACCCCGGCCGGCGCCTGGTGGGTGCCGGCCCGGCTGGGCGGCGGTGCGCCGCCGCACGACGAGGTCCTGCGCGCCCACGAGGAGCGCATCAGCGGCTGGCGTGATCGGCCCCCCGAGGAGGCCTGA
- a CDS encoding alanine--glyoxylate aminotransferase family protein yields the protein MQPVPAAIPPERLLLGPGPSPVHPRVLEAQGRGVVGHLDDFTFSLADEVASMLRSVFRTDNAHTFAVSGTGSAGMETTVLNLVEPGDTVVVGVNGVFGARIADMARRAGAEVVALEERWGRAIPPDRVESAVRAHPEAKLVALVHAETSTGVHQPLEEVGALLRDTDTLFAVDVVTSLGGLPVETDAWGIDAAYACTQKCLSVPPGLSPVTFSAKAMRALAARATTVRSWYLDLQGVYRWWGPERGYHHTMPVTALLGLHEGLRLVLEEGIENRWARHAEVGRLFQEHVQDRDAVLLADAAHRLPHLTALAWPDGIDERALRCGLLREHGIEVAGGLGAYAGRAWRVGLMGEGARHEHVDRLLDAVDELLEP from the coding sequence ATGCAGCCCGTTCCGGCCGCCATTCCGCCCGAGCGGTTGCTGCTGGGCCCGGGCCCCAGCCCGGTGCACCCCCGCGTCCTCGAGGCGCAGGGCCGTGGCGTCGTCGGCCACCTCGACGACTTCACGTTCTCCCTGGCGGACGAGGTCGCAAGCATGCTCCGCAGCGTCTTCCGCACCGACAACGCGCACACCTTCGCCGTGTCGGGCACCGGGTCTGCGGGCATGGAGACCACGGTGCTCAACCTCGTGGAGCCCGGGGACACCGTGGTCGTCGGCGTGAACGGTGTCTTCGGGGCGCGGATCGCCGACATGGCGCGTCGTGCGGGGGCCGAGGTCGTGGCGCTGGAGGAGCGGTGGGGACGCGCCATCCCGCCCGACCGGGTCGAGTCCGCCGTGCGTGCCCACCCGGAGGCCAAGCTGGTGGCGCTGGTGCACGCCGAGACCTCGACCGGTGTCCACCAGCCCCTCGAGGAAGTCGGTGCCCTCCTGCGCGACACGGACACGCTGTTCGCCGTCGACGTGGTCACCAGCCTCGGTGGGCTCCCGGTCGAGACCGACGCGTGGGGGATCGACGCCGCCTACGCCTGCACCCAGAAGTGCCTGTCGGTCCCGCCGGGCCTGTCACCGGTCACGTTCTCCGCGAAGGCGATGCGGGCCCTCGCCGCGCGGGCGACCACCGTGCGGTCGTGGTACCTCGACCTGCAGGGCGTCTACCGCTGGTGGGGACCGGAGCGCGGCTACCACCACACCATGCCCGTCACGGCCCTCCTCGGCCTCCACGAGGGGCTGCGCCTGGTGCTCGAGGAGGGGATCGAGAACCGGTGGGCGCGCCACGCCGAGGTCGGCCGGTTGTTCCAGGAGCACGTCCAGGACCGCGACGCGGTCCTCCTCGCCGATGCGGCGCACCGTCTACCCCACCTGACCGCCCTGGCCTGGCCCGACGGGATCGACGAGCGGGCGCTGCGGTGCGGGCTGCTCCGCGAACACGGCATCGAGGTGGCCGGCGGACTCGGCGCGTACGCCGGTCGCGCCTGGCGCGTGGGGCTCATGGGCGAGGGGGCTCGGCACGAGCACGTCGACCGCCTCCTCGACGCCGTCGACGAACTGCTCGAGCCGTGA
- a CDS encoding response regulator transcription factor, whose amino-acid sequence MDDESALRLLMRTVLERSGRYEVVGEAEDGQAALTMAGELLPDLVLIDLSMPVMDGLAALPHLRVSLPAARLVVLSGLAGSAAADTARAAGADLYLHKGLGARELLAAIDAAA is encoded by the coding sequence GTGGACGACGAATCGGCACTGCGGCTGTTGATGCGGACCGTGCTCGAACGCAGCGGCCGCTACGAGGTGGTCGGCGAGGCCGAGGACGGCCAGGCGGCGCTGACGATGGCCGGCGAACTGCTGCCCGACCTGGTGCTGATCGATCTTTCGATGCCGGTCATGGACGGGCTCGCGGCGCTGCCGCACCTGCGGGTCTCGCTGCCCGCCGCGCGCCTGGTCGTGCTGTCGGGCCTGGCCGGGAGCGCGGCCGCCGACACCGCACGGGCGGCCGGCGCGGACCTGTACCTGCACAAGGGACTCGGGGCGCGCGAGTTGCTGGCCGCCATCGATGCCGCGGCCTGA
- the ilvN gene encoding acetolactate synthase small subunit, protein MDRHTLSVLVENKPGVLTRIAGMFARRNYNIHSLAVGPTDDARVSRLTLVVGAEAVQLEQIVKQLNKLVHVLKIVELEADESVVREMQLVKVAAEGAHRSQIIELADVFRAKIVDVDHDSITIEAAGDPSKLEAMVNLLEPYGIREMVRSGTIALARGSKSITDGSKVRMQRVV, encoded by the coding sequence ATGGATCGCCACACGCTGTCGGTACTGGTCGAGAACAAGCCGGGTGTCCTGACCCGTATCGCGGGCATGTTCGCCCGCCGCAACTACAACATCCACTCGCTGGCCGTCGGACCCACCGACGACGCCCGCGTGTCGCGCCTGACCCTCGTGGTCGGCGCCGAGGCCGTCCAGCTGGAACAGATCGTCAAGCAGCTCAACAAGCTGGTGCACGTGCTCAAGATCGTCGAGCTCGAGGCCGACGAATCCGTGGTCCGGGAGATGCAGCTGGTCAAGGTCGCCGCCGAGGGCGCCCACCGCAGCCAGATCATCGAACTCGCCGACGTCTTCCGCGCGAAGATCGTCGACGTCGACCACGACTCGATCACCATCGAGGCCGCCGGCGACCCGAGCAAGCTCGAGGCGATGGTCAACCTGCTCGAGCCCTACGGCATCCGGGAGATGGTCCGCTCCGGCACGATCGCGCTCGCGCGCGGTTCGAAGTCCATCACCGACGGCTCCAAGGTGCGGATGCAACGCGTCGTGTGA
- the ilvB gene encoding biosynthetic-type acetolactate synthase large subunit, with protein sequence MSGDNHAGAAELVTGAQAVIKSLEALGVEVVFGYPGGAIMPAYDPLIDADLQHVLVRHEQGAVHMAEGYAHATGRVGVCIVTSGPAATNLVTGLADAHMDSIPVLAITGQVARSAIGSDAFQEADVTGITMPITKHNELVQSPERIAGAIKEAYHVAQSGRPGPVLVDIPKDVLNATFAWAWPERVDLPGYRPTVRGHGKMIREALQLIAASERPVIYAGGGLVRAGAGEELFAFATRLGLPVVTTLMARGIFPDTHELAVGMPGMHGHYSGVIALQEADLLVTLGARFDDRVTGDLDSFAPHAKVVHVDVDPAEIGKNRAVDVPIVGDVKVVLGQLLKVLDDKDDTAFAPAIDAWREHVRDLKRDHPLRVDQPDTGVLKPQTAIRAVYETWGDEAVYVAGVGQHQMWSAQVIPYTRGRQWINSGGLGTMGFAVPAAIGAKVGVGRDTPVVAIDGDGCFQMTFQELATAVQHDIPVIFCVVNNGYLGMVRQWQHLFYDDRLSQVALPQDCPDLMKIADAYGIPGFRVMTVDELDTTLAKAREITDQPVLVEFRVDPDEMVFPMVPGGASNDDIIESADEWRARLARAGR encoded by the coding sequence ATGTCGGGTGACAATCACGCAGGTGCCGCGGAGCTGGTCACCGGCGCGCAGGCGGTCATCAAGAGCCTCGAGGCCCTCGGCGTCGAGGTGGTGTTCGGGTATCCGGGCGGCGCGATCATGCCCGCGTACGACCCGCTGATCGACGCCGACCTGCAGCACGTCCTCGTCCGCCACGAGCAGGGCGCCGTGCACATGGCCGAGGGCTACGCGCATGCGACGGGTCGTGTCGGCGTGTGCATCGTCACCTCCGGCCCCGCCGCCACCAACCTCGTCACCGGTCTGGCCGACGCGCACATGGACTCGATCCCGGTCCTGGCCATCACGGGCCAGGTGGCGCGATCGGCCATCGGCTCGGATGCGTTCCAGGAAGCCGACGTGACCGGCATCACGATGCCGATCACCAAGCACAACGAGTTGGTCCAGTCGCCCGAACGCATCGCCGGTGCGATCAAGGAGGCCTACCACGTGGCCCAGTCCGGCCGGCCCGGCCCGGTGCTGGTCGACATCCCCAAGGACGTGCTCAACGCCACCTTCGCCTGGGCATGGCCCGAGCGCGTCGACCTCCCCGGATACCGGCCGACGGTTCGCGGTCACGGCAAGATGATCCGGGAAGCACTGCAGCTGATCGCCGCCTCCGAGCGCCCGGTCATCTATGCGGGTGGGGGGCTGGTCCGCGCCGGAGCCGGCGAGGAGCTGTTCGCGTTCGCGACCCGGCTCGGGCTTCCGGTCGTCACCACGCTGATGGCACGCGGCATCTTCCCCGACACCCACGAACTCGCCGTGGGCATGCCCGGGATGCACGGCCACTACAGCGGCGTGATCGCCCTGCAGGAAGCGGACCTGCTGGTCACGCTCGGTGCCCGGTTCGACGACCGCGTCACGGGCGACCTCGACAGCTTCGCCCCGCACGCGAAGGTCGTCCACGTCGACGTCGACCCGGCCGAGATCGGCAAGAACCGCGCGGTCGACGTTCCCATCGTCGGCGACGTCAAGGTCGTGCTCGGTCAGCTGCTCAAGGTGCTCGACGACAAGGACGACACGGCGTTCGCCCCCGCCATCGACGCCTGGCGCGAGCACGTCCGCGACCTCAAGCGCGACCATCCGCTGCGGGTCGACCAGCCGGACACGGGCGTCCTCAAGCCCCAGACGGCGATCCGTGCCGTGTACGAGACCTGGGGTGACGAGGCGGTCTACGTGGCCGGCGTCGGCCAGCACCAGATGTGGTCCGCGCAGGTGATCCCGTACACGCGCGGCCGCCAGTGGATCAACTCCGGCGGGCTGGGCACCATGGGCTTCGCCGTGCCGGCCGCGATCGGCGCGAAGGTCGGCGTCGGCCGGGACACGCCCGTGGTGGCCATCGACGGCGACGGCTGCTTCCAGATGACGTTCCAGGAGCTCGCGACCGCCGTCCAGCACGACATCCCCGTGATCTTCTGCGTGGTCAACAACGGCTACCTCGGCATGGTGCGACAGTGGCAGCACCTGTTCTACGACGACCGCCTGTCCCAGGTGGCCCTGCCGCAGGACTGCCCCGACCTGATGAAGATCGCCGACGCCTACGGCATCCCCGGGTTCCGCGTCATGACGGTCGACGAGCTCGACACCACCCTGGCCAAGGCGCGCGAGATCACCGACCAGCCCGTTCTGGTGGAGTTCCGGGTCGACCCGGACGAGATGGTGTTCCCGATGGTTCCCGGCGGCGCCAGCAACGACGACATCATCGAGTCCGCCGACGAGTGGCGGGCACGGCTCGCCCGAGCCGGCCGGTAG